A section of the Candidatus Lokiarchaeota archaeon genome encodes:
- a CDS encoding DUF1512 domain-containing protein: MLLQLFGADAGEFSWIIQLVFFVFIMVLSLYGQRIQMWQWLKQIEAGLIELKQMAIKSRQTAIDTFKKYGREEEVVAEEVDRWLDYFTIRPVDLDPAGVLERLEHILEERKDRFEEFTEELAPEAPDEVRSNLENTLEVTQVLSLIFRVVRHYYLLGKKHGSQIMIMQIQMQLPELLRLAKAYFDAMGAFSEGKPIGDGIGPLAVTKFAREQGIDSESYVSEITRGVGYYPVEYEGRTIYALRATGPGGTVGKPGFAVKKLVDENPGKIRRIITVDAALKLEGEELGRVSEGTGAAIGDPGPEKHAIEEVATKNGIGLEAVVIKENETAAVGVMDKKILDAVPEVIERIKDAIHKRTKTGDHIILAGIGNTIGIGL, encoded by the coding sequence ATGCTCTTACAACTATTCGGCGCCGATGCAGGAGAATTCAGCTGGATTATCCAGTTAGTGTTCTTTGTCTTCATCATGGTGCTCAGCCTGTATGGCCAACGGATACAGATGTGGCAGTGGCTGAAGCAGATAGAAGCAGGTTTGATTGAACTGAAACAGATGGCAATTAAATCAAGGCAGACCGCCATTGATACGTTTAAGAAGTACGGTAGAGAAGAGGAAGTAGTGGCGGAAGAAGTAGACCGATGGTTGGACTATTTCACCATCCGGCCTGTAGATCTTGATCCCGCGGGAGTTCTTGAACGGCTTGAACATATCCTTGAGGAGAGGAAAGACCGCTTTGAAGAATTCACCGAGGAGTTGGCACCAGAAGCACCAGACGAAGTGAGGAGCAATCTGGAGAACACACTCGAAGTGACTCAGGTACTGTCTCTGATTTTCCGCGTTGTGAGACATTACTATCTCTTGGGCAAAAAACACGGCAGTCAGATTATGATCATGCAGATACAGATGCAGCTGCCCGAATTACTCCGACTCGCCAAAGCATACTTCGATGCGATGGGAGCTTTCTCGGAAGGGAAGCCGATAGGCGACGGTATAGGTCCCTTGGCAGTAACCAAGTTTGCGCGAGAACAGGGTATAGATAGCGAGAGTTATGTTTCTGAAATCACCAGGGGCGTTGGCTATTACCCTGTGGAATACGAGGGGCGAACAATCTACGCACTTCGTGCAACCGGCCCGGGTGGCACAGTAGGAAAGCCGGGCTTCGCAGTAAAGAAGTTGGTAGATGAGAACCCAGGCAAAATTCGAAGGATAATAACCGTTGATGCGGCACTCAAACTCGAAGGAGAAGAACTTGGCAGAGTTTCTGAAGGTACAGGAGCGGCCATTGGAGATCCTGGACCCGAGAAACACGCCATAGAGGAAGTTGCAACGAAGAACGGTATTGGCCTTGAAGCAGTTGTGATAAAGGAAAATGAAACTGCAGCCGTTGGTGTGATGGATAAGAAAATCCTCGATGCCGTACCTGAGGTAATAGAACGGATTAAGGATGCAATCCATAAGCGAACGAAAACTGGAGACCATATCATTCTCGCGGGTATAGGCAATACTATCGGCATAGGACTGTGA
- a CDS encoding type II methionyl aminopeptidase, protein MVEEPKAAQRKAGKIAAKVRDDTADKLEPGMNILEVCEYAESRITEMGAKPAFPCNVSIDHIAAHYTSPRNDDSTIPDSGLVKLDIGVHVDGYIADTARTVDMDGELEGFIAATDDALQEAISLMRPGVSLGEVGSKIEEVIRAYGLRPIRNLSGHQMKRFRLHAGKQVPNVKQRFTDKIEVGDIYAIEPFATTGTGKVADTKYTYIFSNTRTEASLDDVTQKLRDHLLKTYGPLPFAARWVGTRDGGLNVEKEFTKLLDSNAIKAYPVLVEKGNRPVSQSEHTVFVGRGRTLTLTLGD, encoded by the coding sequence ATGGTTGAAGAACCGAAAGCAGCTCAGCGGAAAGCCGGCAAAATCGCGGCAAAAGTACGGGATGATACTGCGGACAAATTAGAACCTGGTATGAATATTCTGGAAGTATGTGAGTATGCTGAATCCAGAATCACTGAAATGGGGGCGAAACCAGCATTTCCCTGCAATGTGTCTATTGATCATATTGCCGCCCATTACACCTCTCCCCGAAATGACGATTCCACAATCCCTGATAGCGGCTTGGTGAAGCTCGATATTGGAGTTCATGTGGATGGCTACATAGCGGATACGGCTCGTACGGTAGATATGGATGGGGAATTGGAAGGCTTCATTGCTGCAACGGATGATGCGTTACAAGAAGCTATCAGTCTCATGCGACCCGGTGTATCGTTGGGTGAAGTGGGATCGAAAATAGAGGAAGTAATCCGTGCCTATGGCTTGAGACCTATTCGTAATCTCAGCGGTCACCAGATGAAACGGTTTCGACTCCATGCTGGTAAACAGGTTCCGAATGTGAAACAGCGATTCACTGACAAAATAGAGGTGGGCGACATATATGCGATTGAACCTTTCGCCACAACCGGTACTGGAAAAGTAGCGGATACAAAATATACCTACATCTTCTCAAATACGCGAACCGAAGCCTCGCTTGATGACGTGACCCAGAAACTGAGAGACCACTTGCTGAAGACGTATGGCCCTCTTCCGTTTGCAGCCAGATGGGTTGGAACACGGGATGGAGGCCTGAATGTTGAGAAAGAATTTACGAAGCTTTTGGATTCAAATGCAATCAAAGCCTATCCCGTTCTGGTTGAGAAGGGGAACCGACCTGTAAGCCAGTCAGAACATACCGTGTTTGTTGGACGGGGGCGGACCCTCACCTTGACCTTGGGGGACTGA
- a CDS encoding type II methionyl aminopeptidase has protein sequence MAPKPHPDSLEAGRIAARVLDETVTLVTPGRSVIDICEFAEQKIRETGAYPAFPCNVSINSEAAHYSSPYGDTRKIPEKGLIKIDLGAHVNGHISDTASTIDLDGSFGHYIAAVEDALQAAIEVVSPGIKTGQVGAAIEEAIRNHDLQPVYQLSGHELKPWTLHAGRNVPNVGSKMGSTMRAGDTFAIEPFATDGDGSITSDRRMYIFRNNLSCGTHLEGETKRLRDKARRLFGSLPWASRWIYDTNLDMTHQLKTLLRKRVILGYPVLLDGKDGMVSQKEHTVFVAEDGAIVTTML, from the coding sequence ATGGCACCTAAACCGCACCCGGACTCACTAGAAGCAGGACGAATCGCAGCAAGGGTCCTTGATGAAACCGTAACTCTCGTGACGCCGGGGAGAAGCGTCATTGATATATGTGAATTTGCGGAGCAAAAAATACGCGAAACAGGTGCATATCCTGCTTTCCCCTGCAACGTTTCCATAAACAGTGAGGCAGCCCATTACTCCAGTCCCTACGGAGATACACGGAAAATCCCGGAAAAAGGACTGATCAAGATTGATCTCGGTGCCCATGTTAACGGTCACATATCTGATACGGCTAGTACGATTGATTTAGACGGTTCTTTTGGACACTACATTGCCGCAGTGGAGGATGCCCTTCAAGCCGCAATCGAGGTAGTCAGCCCCGGCATCAAGACCGGTCAAGTTGGCGCCGCCATTGAGGAAGCAATTCGAAATCACGATTTACAACCAGTGTACCAGCTGTCAGGCCATGAACTCAAACCATGGACGCTACATGCTGGTCGCAATGTACCAAATGTTGGCTCAAAAATGGGGAGCACAATGAGGGCTGGCGATACCTTTGCAATCGAGCCCTTTGCCACAGATGGAGACGGTTCCATTACTAGTGACCGGAGGATGTATATTTTCAGGAATAACTTATCATGTGGAACACATCTGGAAGGAGAAACTAAACGACTCCGCGATAAAGCGCGACGTCTATTCGGATCCTTACCTTGGGCTTCGCGGTGGATATATGATACGAACTTGGATATGACGCACCAACTCAAAACTCTGCTACGTAAAAGGGTGATACTTGGCTACCCGGTACTGTTGGATGGGAAGGATGGCATGGTCTCCCAGAAAGAACATACAGTATTCGTCGCAGAAGACGGAGCTATTGTCACCACAATGCTCTAG
- a CDS encoding metal-dependent hydrolase, whose product MKTRRQEIRNIMKLTYLGHAGFKVESDDKIIYLDPWLGGPASPMDVNDVDDADIVLVTHDHQDHGYAEARKICEETGAYFVAINELAIDAKKKGLEKVHTLNIGGSIDIDGVRVTLVQAFHSCGKGAPTGFVVKMPSFSFYHAGDTGVFSSMKLFRELYSPDLAMLPIGSYYTMDEKQAALATELVRPKIAVPMHYDTFPPIKADPDKFKKLVKDRTPDTDVEVIEPGESKEFVF is encoded by the coding sequence ATGAAGACTAGAAGACAGGAGATAAGGAATATCATGAAATTAACGTATCTTGGACATGCAGGATTCAAAGTCGAATCGGACGACAAGATTATCTATCTAGACCCATGGCTTGGCGGACCAGCATCACCTATGGATGTTAATGATGTAGATGATGCAGATATCGTCTTGGTGACGCATGATCATCAAGATCATGGTTATGCAGAAGCAAGAAAAATCTGTGAAGAAACAGGCGCCTATTTCGTTGCAATTAACGAACTGGCCATTGATGCCAAGAAAAAGGGGTTAGAGAAGGTTCACACTCTCAACATTGGTGGTAGTATAGATATAGATGGTGTGCGCGTGACTCTTGTACAGGCGTTCCATTCATGTGGCAAAGGAGCACCAACTGGTTTCGTTGTCAAGATGCCGAGCTTCTCGTTCTACCATGCGGGTGATACCGGGGTATTTTCAAGTATGAAACTGTTCCGCGAATTGTACTCACCAGATTTGGCTATGCTCCCGATTGGATCATATTACACGATGGATGAAAAGCAAGCAGCCTTGGCTACTGAGCTGGTGAGGCCGAAGATAGCAGTACCGATGCACTATGATACATTCCCACCAATAAAGGCAGACCCGGACAAATTCAAGAAATTGGTAAAAGACAGGACTCCAGATACCGATGTTGAAGTCATCGAACCTGGTGAGAGCAAGGAATTTGTATTCTAA
- a CDS encoding DNA primase, whose product MLGAGDFDNSTAKYVIRAKIEIDGVVDKPDVVGAIFGQTEGLLGEDLDLRELQRSGRIGRIQIGIKSEKGKSKGEIVIPVSMDRTATAILAASMETVDRVGPCSAEVTLQKVEDIRGAKRRRVVSRAISILKGWEEEIAPGADEITDAVTKAKKRGITKYGEDKLPAGPSMPDSDEVIIVEGRADVINLMKSGVTNTISAEGTNIPESISELSKKKGKEITAFLDGDRGGDLILRELMQVADIDYIARAPKGKEVEDLDRKAVSRALKRKIPAKQALSLLEKDKKKEEEEEEEEEEKKEISRKKRTPSKKKEKKPSRKKKEERKPRKKRPPERKKERVNKVYVKKAKELKESFKAAVFDRNDDLVKECKAAELTDVLNSLDEAKAIVLDGVVTQRLVDTAKAKGVKIIIAAATAEIESKPRAMKLIMFEKLNL is encoded by the coding sequence ATATTGGGAGCAGGCGACTTTGATAATTCAACTGCCAAGTACGTTATTAGAGCGAAGATTGAGATAGACGGCGTTGTTGACAAGCCAGATGTCGTTGGTGCAATATTCGGTCAAACAGAAGGATTACTGGGCGAAGACTTGGATCTCAGGGAACTTCAACGAAGCGGACGTATTGGTAGAATTCAGATTGGAATCAAATCAGAGAAAGGAAAAAGCAAAGGAGAAATCGTAATACCCGTCTCGATGGATAGAACTGCAACTGCTATCCTTGCTGCGTCAATGGAAACAGTTGATCGGGTTGGTCCATGTTCAGCTGAGGTGACTCTGCAGAAAGTAGAAGATATCCGCGGAGCTAAGCGCAGAAGAGTGGTCAGCAGAGCAATTAGTATCTTAAAAGGATGGGAAGAAGAAATCGCTCCAGGCGCTGATGAGATAACGGATGCGGTGACGAAGGCAAAGAAGAGGGGTATCACCAAGTACGGTGAAGATAAACTCCCCGCAGGCCCCAGTATGCCCGATAGCGACGAAGTAATCATAGTCGAGGGGCGGGCCGATGTCATTAATCTGATGAAGAGTGGTGTAACGAATACAATCTCAGCAGAAGGAACGAATATCCCCGAGTCGATTTCGGAGCTTTCTAAGAAAAAGGGAAAAGAGATCACAGCCTTTTTGGATGGTGACCGAGGTGGTGACCTGATACTTCGAGAACTCATGCAGGTTGCGGACATTGATTATATTGCACGAGCACCAAAGGGCAAGGAAGTTGAGGATTTGGATCGGAAAGCGGTATCTAGAGCTCTTAAGAGGAAAATACCCGCTAAACAGGCCCTAAGCTTGCTAGAGAAAGACAAGAAGAAAGAAGAAGAAGAAGAAGAAGAAGAAGAAGAGAAGAAAGAGATTAGCAGGAAGAAAAGGACACCCAGCAAAAAGAAAGAGAAGAAACCTTCGCGCAAGAAGAAAGAAGAACGAAAACCACGTAAGAAACGACCCCCAGAACGTAAGAAGGAGCGTGTAAACAAGGTTTATGTCAAGAAGGCGAAGGAACTGAAAGAGAGCTTCAAAGCTGCAGTCTTTGACAGGAATGACGATCTCGTCAAGGAGTGCAAAGCTGCTGAACTAACGGATGTATTGAATTCGCTAGATGAAGCTAAAGCCATTGTTCTTGATGGTGTTGTAACACAGCGCCTTGTTGATACTGCGAAGGCGAAAGGTGTCAAAATCATTATTGCTGCGGCAACAGCTGAAATAGAGAGTAAACCTCGAGCCATGAAGCTAATTATGTTCGAGAAACTTAATCTATAA
- a CDS encoding AAA family ATPase produces the protein MTDILETLETTEEVNVPRDPFERIVGQQHAVKLVRSAVQQRRHVLLCGPPGIGKSMIAKAAYSILPRPKEEIRVKQNESEKNRPIAYTAKVHSDEKKRNQQNRNRIFTYLRPEDLPFEVAVKMGYRCPKCGCFGSPEQHVCMDCGSAKRTNLNQDDAYSGLFRMFQVMKEPARETVEHQEEIGDEVREIIYQNEKNGMIKAIQEEATQNRRKTSAEAGNSERVLVSRNSKRFIRVSGASPVELLGDIEHSPYGSGPQAQPAHMRVVPGAIHEAHEGILFVDEIASLGQYQKHLLTAMQDRKYPISGHNPQSSGAAVRVDDVPCNFILFAACNLEDLAHILPPLRSRIRGYGYEIKLASWMEKNQETISGTVRFVAQTIQEDGRIPHFTNDALREVISISQEIADEMDGRRNALTLRLRELGGVVRVAGDLAVQEGTPYVSADHVKSAKPISMNLLGQAGSYRDSRHAIKNSSESRDYFF, from the coding sequence TTGACAGATATTCTGGAGACGCTGGAAACGACTGAAGAGGTAAATGTACCAAGAGACCCTTTTGAAAGGATTGTCGGCCAGCAGCATGCAGTCAAACTGGTACGTTCTGCAGTTCAGCAGAGAAGACATGTCCTGCTTTGTGGTCCTCCAGGTATCGGGAAGTCAATGATTGCAAAGGCTGCGTACTCGATTCTACCGCGACCAAAGGAAGAGATACGTGTTAAACAGAATGAAAGTGAGAAAAACAGACCGATAGCATATACCGCCAAAGTTCATTCAGATGAAAAGAAAAGAAATCAGCAGAATCGCAATAGAATTTTCACCTATTTGAGACCGGAGGATCTCCCCTTTGAAGTTGCAGTGAAAATGGGGTATCGTTGTCCGAAGTGCGGATGTTTTGGGTCCCCCGAGCAGCATGTGTGTATGGATTGTGGCTCTGCGAAAAGGACAAATCTCAATCAAGATGATGCCTACTCTGGTCTCTTCAGAATGTTTCAGGTGATGAAAGAGCCAGCTCGTGAGACTGTAGAGCACCAAGAAGAAATAGGAGACGAAGTACGCGAGATTATCTATCAGAATGAGAAGAACGGCATGATCAAAGCCATACAAGAAGAAGCAACTCAGAATAGAAGGAAGACGAGTGCTGAAGCAGGTAATTCTGAAAGAGTTCTAGTATCGCGGAACTCTAAGCGATTCATCCGAGTTAGTGGAGCAAGCCCTGTAGAGCTATTAGGAGATATTGAGCATAGTCCATACGGGTCAGGCCCACAGGCTCAACCAGCACATATGCGGGTCGTACCAGGAGCAATTCACGAAGCCCATGAAGGAATTCTTTTTGTTGATGAAATTGCATCATTGGGCCAATATCAAAAGCACCTGTTGACTGCTATGCAAGATCGCAAGTATCCAATTTCGGGACATAATCCGCAAAGCTCTGGAGCAGCAGTACGGGTAGATGATGTGCCATGCAATTTCATCTTGTTCGCAGCGTGTAATCTAGAGGATTTAGCTCATATTCTCCCACCGCTTCGTTCCCGCATACGAGGATATGGATATGAAATAAAGCTCGCATCATGGATGGAAAAAAATCAGGAAACGATTTCAGGAACCGTTAGATTTGTGGCTCAGACAATACAAGAAGATGGGCGTATTCCACATTTTACCAATGATGCTCTTAGAGAAGTAATTTCCATATCTCAAGAGATTGCTGATGAGATGGATGGAAGAAGAAATGCACTCACACTAAGACTGCGAGAACTTGGAGGGGTGGTCAGAGTTGCAGGGGATCTTGCTGTACAGGAGGGCACCCCATATGTATCAGCAGATCACGTGAAATCAGCAAAGCCAATATCTATGAACCTTCTGGGGCAGGCGGGAAGCTACAGAGATTCTAGACATGCAATCAAAAACAGTTCGGAAAGCAGAGACTATTTCTTCTGA
- a CDS encoding mRNA surveillance protein pelota — MKVLKKILKDGKIVVKLDTLDDLWHLYNIVDEGDYVIARTSRKVKIGNEDARKQDSVRKYMTLKLKVEDVAFHNFTNRVRIKGTIVEGPEDWVSTGSYHTFNIEPDDKLTIIKEHWPRYSLKRLKEAEQAHKRPVCLVVTIEDGVAELILVADYGIREAVSVRQSISRKHGSQKSHDATMREFFGSVILAVRSQLEQNEIALVVIAGPGFVKDHFKDYLLDEGISDLPPVIVQGTGTTGVPAAKEILYHGVISEAIEGLKIEEETKLVEEVLKHLAKEDGLATYGDDEVERAVQYGAVEELLITDKKLRDADEESRRWMDKLIRDTENARGSFHVVSTDHPAGDQLQNLGGLAAILRFSIGQSTAQS, encoded by the coding sequence TTGAAAGTGCTTAAGAAAATCTTGAAAGACGGCAAAATTGTCGTCAAGTTAGATACGCTTGATGATTTATGGCACCTGTATAATATAGTGGACGAGGGAGATTACGTAATAGCCCGCACCAGCAGAAAAGTCAAGATTGGAAACGAGGACGCCAGAAAACAAGACAGTGTTCGCAAGTACATGACCTTGAAACTCAAAGTGGAAGACGTTGCATTTCACAATTTCACTAACAGAGTGCGAATCAAAGGAACAATAGTCGAAGGACCGGAAGACTGGGTAAGTACAGGCTCATATCATACTTTCAATATCGAGCCGGATGATAAGCTCACAATAATAAAGGAACATTGGCCGAGATATTCGCTGAAAAGATTGAAAGAAGCAGAGCAAGCACATAAGCGACCGGTTTGTCTTGTTGTTACCATTGAGGATGGAGTGGCGGAGCTTATTCTTGTGGCAGATTATGGAATCAGGGAGGCTGTATCGGTTCGGCAAAGCATTTCGCGGAAGCACGGAAGCCAGAAATCCCATGACGCAACCATGCGCGAGTTCTTCGGCAGTGTAATCCTGGCGGTACGATCACAGCTTGAGCAGAATGAAATCGCACTAGTCGTCATTGCAGGTCCGGGCTTTGTGAAAGATCACTTCAAGGACTACTTGTTGGATGAGGGAATTAGCGACCTTCCCCCGGTCATTGTTCAAGGTACTGGAACTACAGGTGTTCCTGCTGCAAAAGAAATCCTGTACCACGGTGTAATCTCAGAAGCCATAGAAGGACTCAAAATTGAAGAAGAAACCAAACTCGTTGAAGAAGTACTCAAACACTTAGCCAAAGAAGATGGGCTTGCGACTTACGGCGATGATGAAGTTGAAAGAGCAGTGCAGTATGGAGCAGTAGAAGAGCTTCTCATAACTGACAAGAAACTGAGAGATGCTGATGAAGAAAGCAGGCGTTGGATGGACAAATTAATCCGAGACACTGAGAATGCCCGCGGCTCCTTCCACGTTGTATCAACAGACCATCCAGCTGGTGACCAACTACAGAACTTAGGAGGGTTGGCCGCAATTCTACGTTTTTCGATAGGGCAGAGTACAGCACAGAGTTAA
- a CDS encoding radical SAM protein translates to MPRKIRELEADSLLVGELPEGCRRCTEGSKMVLFVTGLCDSHCFYCPLSAEKKNHDVIFADEMPVRNESDILYEIDAIGARGAGISGGDPLCKFDRTTRYIQLMREEMGPDFHIHLYTAKSDLTLEHLTELHSAGLDEIRFHPQDDDWSGIHSALELDWRVGIEVPAIPNDEEALISIAERAEECGVHFLNINELEASESNFSNLVSLGFRLTSLDAASIEGSESTAIEVLSWAATNLDRITLHYCSARFKDSIQMRNRLERRLRRTIRPFEERAENEPLLILGVIRAKHGSHLSSEQLQSLWDILIDNYEVPTDLSNLDIARDRIEIAPWIIVELADELSDELAEEALDLEIGIVYEYPSFDRLQTQFIPL, encoded by the coding sequence TTGCCAAGAAAAATTAGAGAATTAGAGGCCGATTCTCTTCTCGTGGGGGAATTACCTGAAGGATGTCGGCGATGTACTGAAGGGTCGAAGATGGTACTCTTTGTCACGGGCCTCTGTGATAGTCATTGTTTCTATTGTCCTCTTTCAGCTGAAAAGAAGAATCATGATGTCATTTTTGCAGACGAAATGCCTGTCAGAAATGAATCCGACATCCTCTATGAAATAGATGCAATAGGTGCTAGGGGAGCAGGTATAAGCGGGGGAGACCCCCTTTGCAAATTTGATCGAACAACAAGGTACATTCAGCTGATGCGAGAGGAAATGGGACCAGACTTCCATATCCATCTGTATACAGCTAAATCGGATCTCACACTTGAGCATTTGACCGAACTGCACTCGGCCGGGCTCGATGAAATTCGTTTCCACCCTCAAGACGACGATTGGTCAGGCATACACTCGGCACTTGAGCTGGATTGGCGGGTAGGAATAGAAGTTCCTGCAATTCCGAATGACGAAGAGGCCCTGATCAGCATAGCAGAGCGGGCAGAAGAATGCGGTGTACATTTCCTGAATATCAATGAACTGGAAGCAAGTGAGAGCAACTTCTCCAATTTGGTTAGTCTAGGTTTTCGTTTGACCAGTCTCGATGCAGCTAGTATTGAAGGAAGCGAATCAACAGCCATAGAAGTACTATCTTGGGCAGCGACTAACTTAGATAGAATAACTTTGCATTATTGCTCCGCCCGGTTCAAGGATTCGATTCAGATGCGCAATCGCTTGGAGCGCCGTCTTAGACGTACAATTCGACCTTTTGAGGAACGTGCTGAGAATGAACCGCTTCTAATTCTTGGTGTCATCCGAGCGAAGCACGGTTCACACCTTTCATCTGAGCAACTGCAATCTCTCTGGGACATTTTGATAGACAATTACGAAGTTCCTACTGATTTATCCAATTTGGATATTGCCCGTGACAGAATTGAGATTGCGCCATGGATTATCGTTGAATTAGCAGATGAGCTTAGTGATGAACTAGCTGAGGAAGCTCTAGATCTCGAAATAGGAATCGTATACGAGTACCCTTCTTTTGATAGGCTTCAGACTCAGTTCATACCGCTTTAA
- a CDS encoding nucleotidyltransferase, with the protein MSRRPEELHRTRLVKYDDTRWNQLENLRERAFGVMSDLHSSGIESYVYGSVARGDVSASSDIDIVIPYPVSSFKVELAIGKGTHREAVQATPSSVLKGHIYLRKNTVVTFPLFKMLSRERHFYKWGGMVDTAQLDEDVRVPGVDKRLLLIEPTDSGHRESGVIGHEHEVAKKLEVSVEIAKERVRVLTRRSNVGRTGVYLTRALARDESFEEVLKELRDKDPAIRRTIENRLD; encoded by the coding sequence ATGTCAAGGCGCCCAGAAGAGCTTCATAGAACTCGCTTGGTCAAGTATGATGACACGCGATGGAATCAACTGGAGAATCTACGGGAACGCGCCTTTGGTGTGATGAGCGATCTTCACTCATCTGGTATCGAATCGTATGTATATGGTTCCGTGGCTCGGGGTGACGTATCTGCATCGTCTGACATCGACATAGTGATTCCGTATCCTGTATCCAGCTTCAAAGTTGAATTGGCAATAGGAAAGGGAACTCATAGAGAAGCAGTCCAAGCTACCCCCTCATCTGTACTGAAGGGTCATATCTATTTGAGGAAGAATACTGTAGTTACCTTCCCTCTTTTCAAAATGCTATCACGAGAACGGCATTTCTACAAGTGGGGCGGGATGGTTGATACAGCCCAGCTGGATGAAGATGTCCGGGTACCAGGAGTAGACAAGAGACTCTTGCTCATTGAACCCACGGATAGCGGACACCGAGAAAGCGGTGTTATTGGCCACGAACATGAAGTAGCAAAGAAGCTGGAAGTCAGTGTGGAGATTGCAAAGGAACGAGTAAGAGTGCTAACCCGTCGCAGCAATGTTGGTCGTACCGGAGTATACCTGACTAGAGCGCTGGCCAGGGATGAAAGCTTTGAGGAAGTTTTGAAGGAACTACGAGATAAGGATCCAGCTATCAGGCGCACCATTGAAAATCGTTTAGACTAA
- a CDS encoding TIGR00269 family protein — protein sequence MFLQCSRCNQEAVYFRRYTAERLCKSCLLDTTLDRIRNTINQRSMFKRDDRIIVAISGGKDSAVLLDTLARIEEGYPETELYPITIDEGITGYRDKALTAARELTSGLNLSLTVLTFKELFGYSLDEIVANREENGLGACSYCGILRRRAINQAARELDGDVIATGHNLDDEAQTVVMNVLRGDAHRIGRVNRTRDDTMAGFIPRVKPITKISERDVVAYAHHFSLPYHDAPCPYAHEAYRNDVRQFLNKMEHSHPGTLLAVLGSSEKIAEAMRLEPSSFQFNSCTHCGNPTSSKVCRVCRILEKIEEAM from the coding sequence ATGTTCCTGCAATGCTCCAGATGTAATCAAGAGGCGGTATATTTCCGCAGGTATACGGCGGAACGGCTATGCAAGAGCTGCCTTTTAGACACTACATTGGACAGGATTAGGAACACTATCAACCAACGAAGCATGTTCAAGCGTGACGATCGGATCATTGTCGCGATTTCTGGAGGCAAAGATAGCGCAGTCCTTCTTGACACTTTAGCACGAATAGAAGAAGGATATCCTGAAACCGAGCTGTATCCAATTACTATAGATGAAGGCATTACAGGTTATAGGGACAAAGCACTGACGGCAGCAAGAGAACTTACTTCTGGACTCAATCTTTCTCTTACTGTTCTCACATTCAAGGAATTGTTTGGCTATTCTCTTGATGAGATTGTGGCAAATCGAGAGGAGAATGGGCTTGGTGCGTGTTCATATTGTGGCATTCTCAGAAGAAGGGCAATCAACCAGGCTGCCCGAGAGCTTGATGGTGACGTTATAGCAACAGGGCATAATCTTGACGATGAGGCCCAAACCGTGGTCATGAATGTACTACGGGGCGATGCCCATCGCATTGGACGGGTTAATCGCACTCGAGATGATACAATGGCGGGATTCATCCCACGTGTGAAACCCATTACCAAGATATCTGAACGGGACGTCGTTGCTTATGCTCACCATTTTTCACTCCCTTATCATGATGCTCCGTGTCCATATGCACATGAAGCGTATCGAAATGATGTTCGGCAGTTTCTGAACAAGATGGAACATAGCCACCCAGGAACGCTCCTCGCAGTACTTGGATCCTCTGAGAAGATTGCTGAGGCTATGAGATTGGAACCCAGCTCGTTTCAGTTCAATTCGTGTACTCATTGCGGAAATCCAACTTCATCGAAGGTCTGTCGAGTATGCAGAATTCTCGAAAAAATCGAGGAAGCGATGTGA